In a genomic window of Verrucomicrobiia bacterium:
- a CDS encoding DUF1552 domain-containing protein: MSADLHPISRRTLLKGLGVSMTLPWLEAMRPGRLLGGPLGADAGASAPPVRFAALYMANGALMDPWRPKGLGREFELSPTLEPLAPFRDDLLVLSNLWHRAANTGDGHYVKTGAWLTGTTITRTTGSNLCAGNVSADQMMARAVGNFTPLPSLELGIEPVSTGVDVNVGFTRLYGSHISWATPTAPLAKEINPQLAFDRLFRSRAARRGGLLGRDDSVLDLVAEDARRLQREVGHADRQKLNEYFESVRSVERRIAFDRRRKREEYLEDPSVRAEVERLGRAVDLYGDPARVSERRDNHTEQVRLMLDILALAFWTDATRVGTFMFGNSVSGRNFSFLEPGLGSHHENSHHEGKDDKKARYQKINRWHVEQYVYFLERLRGYREGDGTLLDRSMILFGAGMSDGNAHSPHDLPLVLAGRGGGTLSPGRHIRYAKDHPMADLHVSLMRRMGVSVDRWADASGELPGLDDAQFAGPVG, encoded by the coding sequence ATGAGTGCCGACCTTCATCCGATCTCGCGCCGGACCTTGCTGAAGGGTCTCGGAGTTTCGATGACCCTCCCCTGGCTGGAGGCCATGCGACCAGGCCGCCTGCTCGGGGGTCCCCTGGGCGCGGACGCCGGCGCCAGCGCGCCGCCGGTGCGGTTTGCGGCCCTGTACATGGCCAATGGGGCGCTGATGGACCCCTGGCGGCCCAAGGGGTTGGGACGTGAGTTCGAGCTGTCGCCCACGCTGGAGCCCCTGGCACCCTTCCGGGACGATTTGCTGGTGCTCTCGAACTTGTGGCATCGCGCGGCGAACACCGGCGACGGCCACTACGTGAAGACCGGTGCCTGGCTTACCGGGACCACCATCACCCGAACGACCGGTAGCAACCTGTGTGCCGGCAACGTCTCGGCGGATCAGATGATGGCCCGTGCGGTCGGGAATTTTACGCCGTTGCCCTCGCTGGAACTGGGGATCGAACCGGTCTCCACCGGAGTGGACGTCAACGTGGGCTTTACGCGCCTCTATGGCTCGCACATCTCATGGGCTACGCCCACGGCACCGCTGGCCAAGGAGATCAATCCGCAACTGGCGTTTGACCGGCTGTTCCGGTCCCGGGCGGCGCGGCGCGGCGGTCTTCTCGGGCGGGACGACAGTGTCCTGGACCTCGTGGCCGAGGACGCCCGCCGCCTCCAGCGCGAGGTCGGCCACGCCGACCGGCAGAAGCTGAACGAGTACTTTGAGAGTGTCCGCTCGGTCGAGCGGCGCATCGCTTTTGACCGGCGGCGCAAGCGCGAGGAGTACCTTGAGGATCCATCCGTCCGGGCAGAGGTGGAACGTTTGGGTCGGGCGGTGGACCTGTACGGCGATCCGGCGCGTGTCAGCGAGCGGCGCGACAACCACACGGAACAGGTCCGGCTCATGTTGGACATCCTGGCGCTGGCGTTTTGGACCGATGCCACCCGGGTGGGCACGTTCATGTTCGGGAACTCGGTGAGCGGGCGGAATTTTTCCTTCCTGGAGCCCGGGCTGGGTTCGCATCACGAGAACAGCCATCACGAGGGCAAGGACGACAAGAAGGCGCGTTACCAGAAGATCAACCGGTGGCATGTGGAGCAGTACGTGTATTTCCTCGAGCGGCTTCGCGGATACCGCGAGGGCGACGGGACGCTGCTGGACCGCTCCATGATCCTGTTCGGAGCCGGCATGAGTGATGGCAATGCACACAGTCCGCACGACCTGCCGCTGGTTCTGGCCGGGCGGGGCGGGGGGACGCTGTCGCCCGGACGCCACATCCGCTATGCCAAGGACCATCCCATGGCCGACCTTCATGTCTCCCTGATGCGTCGGATGGGGGTGTCCGTGGATCGGTGGGCCGACGCGTCCGGCGAACTGCCCGGACTCGACGATGCACAGTTTGCCGGGCCGGTCGGGTAG